A portion of the Granulosicoccus antarcticus IMCC3135 genome contains these proteins:
- a CDS encoding SDR family NAD(P)-dependent oxidoreductase produces the protein MSDASPDSLFKLSGKTALVTGGSRGIGRSLALGLAAAGADVIATTRSEDPLTELCHSIEALGRKCHVFQLDVRDVSSVTRLFAELKNQRLSADILINNAGVEQVCPSLDVDEALWDTICDTNLKGSFFVAQQFAKALIALQKEGSLINLGSLTSAVGVPTATAYTASKSGILGMTRALSTEWSPQGIRVNAIGPGYFRTELTEAFYQDQAWQDAMRAKIPMDRFGQLDELTGIAVFLASRASSYVSGQIFYVDGGYLASI, from the coding sequence GTGAGCGATGCGTCTCCTGACTCACTATTCAAGCTGTCCGGCAAAACTGCACTCGTCACCGGGGGCAGCCGTGGTATCGGTCGATCGCTGGCCCTAGGGCTGGCGGCGGCCGGTGCCGATGTGATTGCGACGACCCGTAGCGAAGATCCGCTCACAGAGCTTTGCCATTCCATAGAAGCCCTGGGCAGAAAATGCCATGTGTTTCAGCTGGATGTGCGCGATGTCTCATCGGTCACGCGTCTTTTTGCCGAGCTGAAGAACCAGCGACTGAGCGCTGATATCCTGATAAACAACGCAGGCGTTGAGCAGGTCTGCCCCTCGCTCGATGTCGATGAGGCGCTGTGGGACACTATTTGTGATACCAATCTGAAGGGCTCATTTTTCGTAGCCCAGCAGTTTGCAAAAGCACTGATTGCCTTGCAGAAGGAAGGCAGCCTGATCAATCTGGGCTCCTTGACCTCGGCGGTGGGCGTACCCACGGCAACGGCCTATACCGCATCCAAAAGCGGGATACTGGGTATGACTCGCGCACTGAGTACCGAGTGGTCGCCACAGGGAATACGGGTCAATGCCATCGGTCCCGGCTATTTCAGAACCGAGCTGACCGAGGCGTTCTACCAGGACCAGGCCTGGCAGGATGCCATGCGGGCAAAAATCCCCATGGACAGATTTGGTCAGTTGGACGAGCTGACAGGCATCGCTGTTTTCCTGGCATCCAGAGCTTCATCCTATGTCAGCGGTCAGATATTTTATGTTGACGGCGGCTACCTTGCCTCCATCTGA